CCATCCAGTCAGTTACTGCTGTTCCTTCGTGAACTTCTCCAATTTTGTGAACAATACCGGAGTAGAAGAGAATTCGCTCTGTTGTTGTTGTCTTGCCCGCATCAATGTGGGCCGCAATCCCGATATTGCGTACTTTTTCCAGCGGGACTGTACGTGCCACAGCTACCTCCTTGAATTGTGTTGCCGCAGGTATCTTGATATTACTCTCTGTTAAGATTCTATACGTTTAGGGAAATCCGTTCTATATTTGTGCTGATCTCCTCTCTAGTAGCGATAGTGAGCAAATGCTTTGTTTGCCTCCGCCATACGATGAGTTTCTTCCCGTTTGCGAATTGCACTTCCTGTCTCGTTGGCAGCATCCATTAGTTCATTAGCAAGCTTACCTGCCATTGTGCGTCCTGAGCGTTGCCTGGAGTACTGAATTAACCAACGAAGTGCTAGAGTAGTTCCCCGATCTGTGCGTACTTCCATCGGTACTTGATACGTTGCACCGCCAACACGACGCGCTTTTACTTCAACAAGAGGAGTTGCATTGCGAACTGCTCTTTCAAAGATTTCTATCGGATCAGATCCAGTGCGTTCTTCGATAGTTTTCATTGCGTCATAGATGATTCTTGCGGCTAGGGATTTTTTTCCGCTACGCATCACCCGTCGCATCATCATGCTAATG
The sequence above is drawn from the Gloeocapsopsis sp. IPPAS B-1203 genome and encodes:
- the rpsG gene encoding 30S ribosomal protein S7, which encodes MSRRTVIQKRPVPPDSVYNSRLISMMMRRVMRSGKKSLAARIIYDAMKTIEERTGSDPIEIFERAVRNATPLVEVKARRVGGATYQVPMEVRTDRGTTLALRWLIQYSRQRSGRTMAGKLANELMDAANETGSAIRKREETHRMAEANKAFAHYRY